The Ahaetulla prasina isolate Xishuangbanna chromosome 4, ASM2864084v1, whole genome shotgun sequence genome has a window encoding:
- the STEAP1 gene encoding metalloreductase STEAP1, producing the protein MDQDENQKRNSEITQESFGKTIMDIQASGVPEEIMFSHMHQRIHTDEFESPPNKYCEYDIFPKWHLPLKTALILSFFIFTYTFLRDVIRPFVTTQENVFYKIPILVINKVLPVVSITLLALVYLPGILAAGFQFHYGTKYRRFPQWLDRWMLSRKQFGLLSFFFGSMHACYSLCYPLRRSYRYKLLNWTYQQVQKKKENAWIEHDVWRMEIYVSLGILALALLALLAVTSIPSVSYSLTWREFHYIQSKMGYLALLLCTIHALVFAWDKWIDLHQYLWYTPPTFIIAVILPIVVLTCKVILLFSCFRKRLQKIRSGCAVVTNETQITSKL; encoded by the exons ATGGATCAAGATGAAAATCAGAAAAGGAACTCTGAAATTACACAGGAGAGTTTTGGCAAAAcg ataatggatatacAAGCTTCTGGTGTTCCTGAAGAAATTATGTTCTCTCACATGCATCAAAGAATCCACACAGATGAGTTTGAGTCTCCTCCCAATAAGTACTGCGAATATGATATTTTTCCTAAATGGCATTTACCATTGAAAACAGCATTAATACTCTCTTTCTTTATATTTACTTATACTTTCCTAAGGGATGTCATCCGTCCTTTTGTCACTACTCAAGAAAACgtattttataaaattccaaTCTTGGTCATAAACAAAGTCTTACCGGTGGTATCAATTACTCTTCTTGCCTTGGTTTATTTACCTGGGATATTAGCTGCAGGTTTCCAATTCCATTATGGAACTAAGTATAGACGTTTTCCACAATGGTTAGACAGATGGATGTTATCAAGAAAACAATTTGGACTTCTTAGCTTCTTTTTCGGTTCCATGCATGCCTGTTACAGTTTGTGCTATCCACTGAGGAGATCCTACAGATACAAACTCTTAAACTGGACATATCAGCAG gtacagaaaaaaaaggaaaatgcctgGATTGAACATGATGTCTGGAGAATGGAGATTTATGTATCTCTAGGAATTCTGGCACTTGCTTTGCTGGCTCTGTTGGCAGTAACATCAATTCCATCTGTCAGCTATTCATTGACTTGGAGAGAGTTTCATTATATTCAG agCAAGATGGGATATTTAGCGTTGCTGCTTTGTACTATTCATGCACTAGTATTTGCATGGGATAAATGGATTGATCTACACCAGTATTTATGGTatactccacccacttttataataGCAGTTATTCTTCCAATTGTAGTTCTGACTTGTAAAGTTATCCTGCTGTTCTCTTGCTTTAGGAAGAGACTACAAAAGATCAGGTCTGGTtgtgctgttgtgacaaatgagaCACAGATCACTTCCAAGCTGTAG